In Coriobacteriaceae bacterium, a single window of DNA contains:
- a CDS encoding 6-phospho-beta-glucosidase: MAFRKDFLWGGATAANQCEGAYNVDGRGLANVDVAPHGPERYAVVSGQRKMLDFEDGYYYPAQTGIDFYHHYKEDIALFAEMGFKTFRMSLAWTRIFPNGDETEPNEAGLAFYEDVFRECQKHGIEPLVTIAHFDCPIHLIKEYGGWRNRKLIDFYKNLATTIFTRYKGLVKYWLTFNEINMILHLPFMGAGLVFEEGENKEAVEYLAAHNELVASAWATKIAHEIDPEVKIGCMLAAGSYYPYSCRPGDVRQAQLDNQDNYFFVDVQSRGYYPAYAVKKLERLGIDVGMTDEDREILAANTVDFISFSYYSTRCSAGADNPDVERTQGNAFAGAKNPYLQESQWGWAIDPLGFRITLNDLYDRYQKPLFVVENGLGAKDVVEEDGSINDDYRIDYLRQHIAAMRDAVTEDGVDLLGYTTWGPIDLVSAGTGEMSKRYGFIYVDRDDAGNGTLKRSKKKSFDWYKKVIATNGEDLA; the protein is encoded by the coding sequence ATGGCTTTTCGTAAAGACTTTCTGTGGGGCGGCGCGACGGCTGCCAACCAGTGCGAGGGCGCCTATAACGTGGACGGCCGCGGCCTTGCCAACGTGGACGTGGCTCCGCACGGCCCCGAGCGCTATGCGGTGGTCTCCGGCCAGCGTAAAATGCTCGACTTCGAGGACGGCTATTACTATCCCGCGCAGACCGGCATCGATTTCTATCACCACTACAAAGAGGACATTGCTCTCTTTGCCGAGATGGGCTTTAAGACCTTCCGTATGAGCCTGGCTTGGACCCGCATCTTCCCCAACGGCGACGAGACCGAGCCCAATGAGGCTGGCCTGGCCTTCTACGAGGATGTATTCCGCGAGTGTCAAAAGCACGGCATCGAGCCGCTCGTGACCATCGCGCACTTCGACTGTCCGATTCACCTCATCAAGGAGTACGGCGGCTGGCGCAACCGTAAGCTCATCGACTTCTACAAGAACCTCGCGACCACAATCTTTACCCGCTACAAGGGTCTGGTGAAGTACTGGCTTACCTTTAACGAGATCAATATGATCTTGCACCTGCCGTTTATGGGTGCCGGTCTGGTCTTTGAGGAGGGCGAGAACAAGGAGGCTGTCGAGTACCTGGCCGCCCACAACGAGCTCGTTGCCAGCGCTTGGGCAACCAAGATTGCCCACGAGATCGACCCCGAGGTCAAGATTGGCTGCATGCTCGCCGCAGGTAGCTACTACCCCTACAGCTGTCGTCCGGGCGATGTGCGCCAGGCGCAGCTCGACAATCAGGACAATTACTTCTTCGTCGACGTTCAGAGCCGTGGCTACTACCCGGCCTATGCCGTCAAGAAGCTCGAGCGTCTGGGTATCGATGTGGGCATGACGGACGAGGACCGCGAGATCCTGGCCGCCAACACCGTCGACTTCATCAGCTTTAGCTATTACAGCACCCGTTGCTCCGCCGGTGCCGATAACCCCGATGTCGAGCGCACCCAGGGCAACGCCTTCGCCGGCGCCAAGAACCCCTACCTGCAGGAGAGCCAGTGGGGCTGGGCCATCGATCCACTGGGCTTCCGCATTACGCTCAACGACCTGTACGACCGTTATCAGAAGCCACTGTTTGTGGTTGAGAACGGCCTGGGCGCCAAGGATGTTGTCGAGGAGGATGGTTCCATCAACGACGACTACCGTATCGACTACCTGCGCCAGCATATCGCCGCGATGCGCGATGCGGTGACCGAGGACGGCGTTGACCTGCTGGGCTACACCACCTGGGGCCCGATTGACCTGGTGTCTGCCGGCACGGGCGAGATGTCCAAGCGCTACGGCTTTATCTATGTGGACCGCGATGATGCGGGCAACGGCACCCTCAAGCGCTCCAAAAAGAAGAGCTTCGACTGGTACAAGAAGGTTATCGCCACCAACGGCGAAGATTTGGCCTAG
- a CDS encoding ATP-binding protein, translating into MTETIFSPSFGNRPSYLVGRGNVISTFISGLEQEPGNRDRAMLMLGQRGSGKTVLLWELADRARKLGFVVATPTVASEDMLERIVEKIQEAGEPYVSKRHLPKLSGGSLSVFGFSAGLEFTRDVQETKSFQFKLTQLARKLTEQGHGILILIDELQANSPEIRQLVTAYQELVGEGLNVALVMAGLPGAVCATLNDRVLTFLNRARKVTLEPLSVGDVDAYYQRAFEELDLDIPGDLRLRAARATQGSPYMLQLIGYNIGNRCKTGEHVTPEQVDGAIEASKADFENDVCETTLAALSDQDVAFLDAMTDDEDAVSRISDVAKRMSVTPDYAQKYRRRLIDAGVIEQARRGYVRFAVPYMADYLRSQL; encoded by the coding sequence ATGACTGAAACCATCTTCTCCCCCTCATTTGGAAATCGCCCGTCCTATCTGGTGGGTCGCGGGAACGTGATTTCGACATTCATCTCCGGTCTTGAGCAGGAGCCGGGCAATCGAGACCGAGCCATGCTCATGCTCGGCCAGCGAGGCAGCGGCAAGACGGTTCTTCTGTGGGAACTTGCCGACCGCGCACGCAAGCTCGGTTTTGTTGTCGCCACACCCACCGTAGCCTCCGAAGATATGCTTGAGCGCATTGTTGAAAAAATCCAAGAAGCAGGCGAGCCTTATGTCAGCAAGCGTCATCTCCCCAAACTTTCTGGCGGTAGCTTGAGCGTCTTCGGCTTCTCAGCCGGTCTCGAGTTCACACGCGATGTGCAGGAGACCAAGAGTTTCCAGTTCAAACTCACGCAGCTGGCGCGCAAGCTGACCGAGCAGGGGCACGGCATCCTCATCCTTATCGATGAGCTCCAAGCTAATTCACCTGAGATTAGACAGCTCGTCACCGCCTATCAAGAGCTGGTCGGTGAGGGACTCAACGTCGCGCTTGTTATGGCAGGTCTCCCGGGAGCCGTCTGTGCAACGCTCAATGACCGCGTGCTGACATTTCTCAACCGCGCTCGCAAGGTCACGCTCGAACCGCTTTCAGTCGGAGATGTCGATGCCTATTATCAGCGGGCTTTCGAAGAGCTCGACCTTGATATTCCAGGCGATCTTCGCCTCCGTGCCGCTCGCGCAACCCAAGGCTCGCCCTATATGCTGCAGCTCATCGGCTATAACATCGGCAATCGCTGCAAGACAGGAGAACACGTAACGCCAGAGCAAGTCGACGGAGCTATCGAAGCGTCAAAAGCCGATTTCGAAAACGATGTTTGTGAAACGACGCTCGCCGCGCTATCGGACCAAGACGTCGCGTTTCTCGACGCAATGACTGATGACGAAGACGCCGTTTCGCGCATTTCCGATGTAGCGAAACGTATGTCAGTCACACCCGACTATGCGCAAAAGTATCGCCGGCGCCTCATCGAC